In Bos taurus isolate L1 Dominette 01449 registration number 42190680 breed Hereford chromosome 11, ARS-UCD2.0, whole genome shotgun sequence, one DNA window encodes the following:
- the LOC101905017 gene encoding uncharacterized protein, with translation MPHPPPAPGTTRNVDTPPSPTSTRNVDTPPSPTSTRTLDMPPSPTSTRNVDMPRPPPAPGTWTRPHPPTSTRNVDTPPSPTSTRNMDTPPSPTRNVDMPPCPHPPPGTWTYPIPHEHQERGHAPGPHQHQERGHTPAPTSTRNVDMPQPPRAPGTWTCPIPHEHQERGHAPSPTSTTNVDMPHP, from the exons ATGCCCCATCCCCCACCAGCACCAGGAAC CACCAGGAACGTGGACAcgcccccatcccccaccagcaCCAGGAACGTGGACACGCCCCCATCCCCCACGAGCACCAGGACCCTGGACAtgcccccatcccccaccagcaCCAGGAACGTGGACATGCCCCGGCCCCCACCAGCACCAGGAACGTGGacacgcccccacccccccaccagcaCCAGGAACGTGGACAcgcccccatcccccaccagcaCCAGGAACATGGACAcgcccccatcccccaccaggaACGTGGACATGCCCCCAtgcccccatcccccaccaggaACGTGGACATACCCCATCCCCCACGAGCACCAGGAACGTGGACATGCCCCTGGCCCCCACCAGCACCAGGAACGTGGACATACCCCAGCCCCCACGAGCACCAGGAACGTGGACATGCCCCAGCCCCCACGAGCACCAGGAACGTGGACATGCCCCATCCCCCACGAGCACCAGGAACGTGGACATGCCCCATCCCCCACGAGCACCACGAACGTGGACATGCCCCATCCCTGA